In the genome of Zea mays subsp. mays mitochondrion, complete genome, the window CACTGCTTCAACAGAAATGGATCCATCATCTGCTACCCATGAGTAATAACGTTACGAATCTACCACTGATCCCGAGGGCAAGTATGAAAAAGAGAGTCAAGCAAGGTTGGATTCGTATGTTCCATTTGAGTAAGCCTCTGATGCCCTGCGCACATAGCTTCTTGCATGCCCGATGGCAGATCTCCCAACCTGGAGTATATTCCCGGCCCCGTAGCTTAGCTTAAGATCTTCGTATTTCAAGTCCACCGGCATGGGACCTGACCTTGGGAATAAGCCCCGCCCTGTCCTCTAAGATATGAGATCCACCCACACCCAAACCTGGAAAAGCGGCAGGCTCTAGTCGAACTCCATACCAGAAGAGAACCCTTTCCGTTGGA includes:
- the orf149-b gene encoding hypothetical protein, translating into MIICEEYVFNSMYVNSRVERSMSTKSRTLSISGTGFLSIKKKIISDFITIRTAIYYLPIYLPGLVVRRDPTLLFTPLLQQKWIHHLLPMSNNVTNLPLIPRASMKKRVKQGWIRMFHLSKPLMPCAHSFLHARWQISQPGVYSRPRSLA